The Peromyscus maniculatus bairdii isolate BWxNUB_F1_BW_parent chromosome 6, HU_Pman_BW_mat_3.1, whole genome shotgun sequence genomic interval ATTGTGCCATCATGTCATCGAGGAGCTTTGACTCTCAAGCCTTATAACCACTCCTGGTTTACACATCACATTGCTAATTTAGTTCAGAAGCCATTGCCATAGCATACCTAGTTGGTACATACTATGTAGTCAGCAGAAACAAATTTCGATTCACATAGGTTGGAGGAGTTGGTTAGTAAGGGCTCATCTACTTGTGTCATTGAGTCTTGTATGCAGTCCTTTAAAAGGAGGTGGTATTTGTTTCAAAAGGACCAGGAAATAAGGCTTGCTAATCTTAGAGTTAATCATATGTTAAGGAGAGAATTCTATTCACTTCATATGCTTTTTAATAGATGAAACCAAGGTAGCATCTGCTGAGTATGCAAAGTAAAGGTCCTTTGTACCCATTCTGATATTCTTGTGTTTTGTAAGAGTCTtttgtgtatcccagactggcttcaaactcagatctgcctgtttctgcctcctgagtactaggattaaaggtgtgtaccactatgcgtGTTGATTGTGGTATATTTAATACAATTAATACCTTAACAAGTGGGAGAAGGTCTAAACTTGGAGTCATGTCTTATATAATAGGGAAGATACACAGGACTTGAATAGGCAAACAATCCCTAGTAGTCATTTTAGAAATTTGAATCACTGAAGCTTAGGTTTTCTTTTACTGGTACATGACATAAATGAGTTTTGTAGTTACTTtcaataaaagtgtgtgtgtgtgcgtgtgtgcgtgcgcgcgcaacTGGGAGTGATGGCACAcaacctttaatcacagcacttcggaaacagaggcaaggagatctgagtttaaggccagagagcttcaggccagccaggactacatgatgaaaccctgtctcaaacaaaacaagtgtGTATGGTTTTATGCTTaaagtgtttaaatatatatagcaCATGGTAGAATATTCATACTTGAGACAATGGAATGTTTTATTCTTATACATCATATACATTCTTATATccaaaaccaacaaaatgaaGTTAGTAATATAAGCTATAAAGGGTCTCTGGATTTCTAGAACACTGAGTAGAATGACATATTCTAGATAGTGTGTTGTTCCTCTGTGGTGATCATATAGCTTGTTTATGTAAGAACTAGGATATATTTTCAGTATGAGGTATACTTCACCAGTTGCAGAAGAGTCTATTTAGTCCATTCCTCCCCTTGCTGGCAGCTGCTGCCTGCTTGTCTTAAAACTGGGAGATCGAAAGCTACAGGCAGTCTGTTCTGTGAATTAAACCATGGTCAGAAACGGGGGTAGTCTCAAGCCCAAACTTACTCATTATTAAATAGTTTTGCCTCCTAAACCAATAGAATGGGGGCAGGTAGGAGGTTGGGAGGATAATTTGCTGGATTGTGAATCTCCAGCCTATGAAAAAAAGAGGTCAGGGATTTAAAAAACATTGTCTTGGGTCAGATCAGCAGTATAgctatttttccttcctctctgctggcATCCCTTTCTACAAAATACATTACTAAAAGCTGCATTGTTTTTACTAATTTCTTGAATTGGTTACTGGACAGTGATATTTTCCATGTTTATATGCTCTTAATAAGAGCTGTTAAGGTTCTTTGTATTCTTTAGCCAAGGCAGTTGATTTTCTGGAATTTAAATTGGaaatttctgtgtttttgagggaGGTGTGCTTATTCAGAATATTCCGTACTTTATGAATTGTTTAGTAAATTTCATTGAGAGGAGAGATTAATGTGTTCAGTTAAATGAATTGATGCGATATGTTATAAGCCAAGATgattctttgtcttttaaaatcagaaattGAGCAAAACATATTATACATGTTAATTGGGCTATTTGGAAAGAGAGAGGGTCTGATGACTGGCTAATGTTAGAAGATTGAGCCCAGAGCAAGCAAAagtgcttttttggggggggggggatgtgtggGAATCTGTTTATGGACTACTTCCATATGTAGATGTGATAGGTATAAAGAACTTAAGCTACCCCTGTATTCATTGGATATTGAAGGGAAATGGCTCTTACTGACTTGGGCCATAGAGATAAATGTAAGTAAGTGTTGAAGGCAGCAGTACATGAACATTGGGTTGGGTTTATGTACTTGATCTTTTTTGATGATAAAACACTAGTAAGGCAGAACCGTATCACTGGTTTTTGTAAGTCTAATAAAggaaactacttttttttttatacaaagtGCCATCATGTACATGCGGGTCATTGAAGAACAGCTAAAAATGAGCACTGAATTAATAGGTTACATTAATCAGGAAAGGGCATGTAACCCTATACAAGAGGTGTTTCAGATGGAAAATGGAGTCAGATTTTGGGATGAAAAGGGATTTATGACAGGTAACAGGGAGCATCTAAGATGGTCTGGAAAGTTAGTTCATCAAATATGTTGACCTTGGCCTTGCCTAAGTTTTTCAACTTTTGAAGGCATTTGCTACTACTATACTTTGTCCAGAGGTTAGcttttgttgctataacaaaaatttaattaCAACTCTTAGCATGCATCTAATTAAGCAAGTGATGCTTTGCATTCTAGGAGCTGGATTTAAGATTACTTAAGATTTCTTTCTCTgctaatgggatttttttttaaaaaaaactgaatgctTGTCCCTTTAAGGGAGTAAGTTTACTATTTAAGTGCATATCTTTTCTTAAATTTAGACTACATAACCTACCGTCTTCTGTCTTGGTTTAGGAACTTAGTGATTTGGCCCGTGACCCTCCAGCACAATGTTCTGCAGGTCCAGTTGGAGATGACAGTAAGtaacttgcttttctttttaatgactatCTTTAGAAAGGGTTGTATGTTTTTGGAATAAtgaagtctttgttttgtttttccttcctcccctttctagTGTTTCATTGGCAAGCCACAATTATGGGACCTGTAAGTATTTCAATTTTGCTTTTCATTGAAAATAAGTATTCACTTTTAtcacaattttattttagatttttggcCTTAATACATTAGCGTTACTGTATTTCTGGTATATCATAGTTAACACTGCtttcaaaaaaaataagacatgtcATTCCTTAAATGTATATGTCTGTGATCATATTCTGTAGTATACCATCTCTGATCCCACCAAatcctttttatttcctctgtttttgttttctgtatggcAGTGAAAAGCAATCATGAGCTTCCCTTTAAGGAAGCAGTTTTTTCTACCATAGGTTGTTCCTCTGGCCCTCTGGTCCTACAGCTGCTTATGacataatcactcagaggcttattattaattacaaattgtatggcctatggcttcagcttctggctagctagcccttttatcttaaattaacccattcctattgaTTAATCTATGTTGCcacagggccatggtgtcacctaTCTGCTGACATCTTGTCACTCCTTTGGctgcagctggcatctctcttgactccgcccctcttctttctgtgtctccacttggatttcccacctggctgtaagctttcttgccataggctgaaacagctttattatccactgggagccacacatactcacagtatacagaaaatcatctcacagcacttcttttctgtctaatcaaaaaggaaggttttaactttaacataataaaattatatataactaaaccgttatcaagcaagaattactgttacagtatctagtctatttgtatttggcaaaacaaataaagaaaatattctttcatCTATCCTATTTCTGAGTCtaaaagtttcatatctaatttctcttttatcatgactaaggaaaattatTACTACCTAGTCCTCAATTTCGTCAAAGCCCCCataaggatataatactacctaagtaaacaggaagtgcattataagcaacttctaaagttctagaaatgtcagcgacatctggctgcctggacagtcacccaaagtttctttgcaatgttggggcatccattttcagcctacaggcctagagtctctggcagactttttagtgaagcaggaaattggAAGGATTCTCttgcctattggcaaagttcatcagtcactttccatgtgtcctgcagaatgtctagCAGTTGACTCTCTGTGAGGCAGCAACCCAAAGGACCATCTAGCTTTGTTTAGGCAAACTTTAGTGGTCACTTTCCcatgtgtcctgcatgtccagtctatatAACatattgaagtctttgaagattacctacttaattgaaatatatgtatatgtagaaaactaacatgactacaagtttgattatcatagatgaccaattattaatctgtatttctcaactatatacAACAATTtgaaatgagctgcataaacataataccccaaacaggaatagaaatatatacagtataacaaaatcaacttcaaatttgcatcaataaaccaaaatccatagtaatgtaaaacattttaaacaagttgttgctctttaaaagtagattcaataatctacccttttatcctatcatatctatatcccctttaCCTCTttagagattgcatttataatcaaccccctttaaataaaaataaacatttataaacaatactttgggaatttgggtgtaacTTCTCATACCACTTCCTGCTGGTTGAAGGCACTGGCAAGTTTATGGGGATCTTGGCTGTAGTGGTTTGTGAGGCTATTTTgacctttcagggagtcttggtatatcaaaccatattagcctggaagcaatgcACAGGTTCTTATCtaatgtggaaacaaaagcagaacctcttttccagaGCAGTGTATCCTTAGACATGAATTTTGAAGTCaggatacctttaaaatacacatactggtttaactcagcagcttttacaatcaaatgtctctttctAGTTAATTCCAAAGACAACACATTCCAGACTCTAtgtaatttccatctttgcaTGGCTTAACTTTTACAGAGGTTGTGGGCAGGAGCCACAGGGAGTGTGGGGTCTTTTTGTCACTTGGGCGCAACTAAGATCAATCCACGTGAATCTATGTAATGGGTAGTAGGAATTGAATAAGAtagaaattgaggaaatacactcagaaatacagaatggagtagacagctgaagttgtcctctgatctctccaGGAGTGAATTCACCCCGCAGGTAGCAGGGAGAAGAGgtatgtgacccttctccctttccttttaatgGGTCACTTAAAACAGTAAGAAGTACTGCCTCCTTCAGACcctgtagcccaaggtcatgggtggagcaaataccactacaataaGACGACAGGATATCCaaatagaggaaggaaggaatgtgaGAGTTGTACTACCTTCATGACACTGTACTGTAGAGTATACTTAAAGGCTATGGTACATGGTGGTATCTCTAAGAATTCATTTTGACAATAGAGTGTAGGAATAAACTAGAAGGTAAAGCTTAAAGCGAAAGGAAAATACATTCATAAGCCATTGCCATAACATATAGACAAAAGATAGTCACACTTTGAGCTCAAACAGCAGCAATGGCCAAAAAGCAGCTAATGCAAGaaattttttaagttcttttttggTGGAAGACAGGTTTTTGCTCTATGTAACCaagcctggcctagaacttaaaACCCTTCTATCTCAAGCTGCCTTCAGGCTcatagcaattctcctgcttcagccttccaagtacatgcttcagccttccaagtacagAGATGGCAGGCAAAAGCACCACTATACCTGACAATCTTCAAGTTCTTTGGAATTCAATCAAATGAGAGTGTAAGAATTAGCTAGTTTTCTCCCTTGTCTTGGGGTTTAGGAAGAGTGGGTGGGATTGAGGAAGGCATAGAAGTATTGAGATTAGAATGCATGTCATGAAGTAGATAATATATTTTAGTAGGCTTGAAAATGTGCCCAGGGGTGAATAAATACACTATAGAAGAAAACAGACTGTAAAATATGAGGTCAGAGGTTAGAAGCAAAAAATGGATCTGTAGATACTTGCAAAATTTCATGAATGCCGTAGAGAACAAATACTTGAAGGGagcaaaagaaactttaaaactaAAGTAGAAAGATTCTAAAGAATTGGTTAATTCTCAGTTTCAAAGGTCGAAGTCAATCAGTTGctcaaaataattcatttttttgttcctttggtttgagttttgttttgattgggtGGAATTTTAGTGTATCGTTGAAATACTTTAACCCCTTAAGGTTGCTTAGTATTTGGCTCTGCCTAAATTTCAGCATTGGATCCTTTTATCGAATTAATTTTATTCAACataatgtgtgagtgtgcacataaGTGTGGATGTGCCATGGTGCCTATGTGAAAGTAGAGGACAGCTATGACAGTCAGCTCTCTTTGAACCATTCCTTGCCTgagattccagggattgaactcgggtcatctgGTGTGGGTGGTAGGCAACCTTTACCAACTGAAGCATCTCACCCACTAGCCCCATAGATTTATTTTCACTAACTCATGTGATGCCACCGTTTGGTTGCCTAAATTTTTTGTTATGcagtttttatgtgttttgcagcctgaggtggggtttttttttgtttttttttttaagtgagcatTTTGCAGAGAGCTCTAGTGGCATCTATCTATAATCCTGTACTTGAGAAGGATAAGATAGATCAGCTTGAGGAAACAAGATCTTGGCTGAGAAAACGAAAGTAGTACAAGGGCTGggattttaatttctttgcaGTGTAAACAGCAGATAATTCTGGTTCATTAGAAaaatggacttttaaaaattatcttgacATTAAgtctatttttctctttacagAATGACAGCCCATATCAAGGTGGTGTATTCTTTTTGACAATTCATTTTCCTACAGACTACCCCTTCAAACCACCTAAGGCAAGTATTATCCCTCAGAAATTTGTTAGTAATTTATGGATTGTTTCAGAAGAATCGAGTGTTCATAGAAATTTAGGTTCATAGTAATTGAGGCTAAAGCTTTGTgtattgaataaaaataatacatagagAATTAAGCTGCAGTTACATTATGACTCCTGTTAGAATTTTTCTGTCTAGTTCTAAGGACTAAGGTTGAATGTGCTACCATACTGAGCTATTACCAATTCTTAACTTCTGATTAAGAATTAGACACAGATTTGAATTCTGTAAATGTAGATAAGATTTGCCTTTTTGAAGTGGCAAGGCTCAAATGTTTCTGTGCTCAAGTGCAGTACAGTATTAGAATCTAGCAAACTATAGAATCAAAGGCAAATACCTGTAGTCCCGGTATTCTGTAGCCTGAAGCAGTAGAGTAATGAGTTCAGAGCATATGGTCCTTGACTTTTTGGAACTATAAAATTCACGCTATATGGATAACTAGAAAATAATAtgcattaaattatatttttctagCCACCTTTAGTCATGTTAAAAAGGCAATGTAATATAGCTCCTTTGGGTTATAAAGCTTATACTCTTTAATTTGTTGTATTTGTAGTGGAAATACAATTAGAATATGATGTACCTGTGTAATTTGAGTATCCTAAATGCCCTTTCACAGATTGCCTTTTGATAGTTTCTATAGTACCAGAGTTAACCTTCAGATCTAAATTAATGACTTTTCCCTGCCTCTCGGGGTTTATGCTATGAAATTAGCTTTTATTATCTAAAGTAATTggttttattaagagattttcatatgtatgtaatGTCACTTCTCCCTTCCAGTGGTATGATTTAGAATttatgccttgatttttttttttttttaagttctaagGTACTTGTTTTATTTGGAAAGGCTATCTAAAGGTTatgctgtgtgttttgtttttttaggttgCATTTACAACAAGAATTTATCATCCAAATATTAACAGTAATGGCAGCATTTGTCTTGATATTCTAAGATCACAGTGGTCTCCTGCTTTAACTATTTCTAAAGGTAAAATAGTAGTTTCAGTGGAGTAGTTTTCAGCtactctgatttttttaaatagttaaggGGCTTTGTCTTGGAATCTGCTTGGATAATGTgccaacattttaataaaaagttgcTTGCAGggctggggtatagctcagttgatatagagtacttgcctagcatgcacaaataATTTGTGtctacctgtctccacccaccaatGCTCTGGGGTAAAAGAACACAGAATTAGCTATTTCCAGCTGGGAATTTGAAATCAGGTCTTTATGTTTGTATAGCCAgagctc includes:
- the Ube2d3 gene encoding ubiquitin-conjugating enzyme E2 D3 isoform X1, encoding MALKRINKELSDLARDPPAQCSAGPVGDDMFHWQATIMGPNDSPYQGGVFFLTIHFPTDYPFKPPKVAFTTRIYHPNINSNGSICLDILRSQWSPALTISKVLLSICSLLCDPNPDDPLVPEIARIYKTDRDKYNRLAREWTEKYAML
- the Ube2d3 gene encoding ubiquitin-conjugating enzyme E2 D3 isoform X2 yields the protein MALKRINKELSDLARDPPAQCSAGPVGDDMFHWQATIMGPNDSPYQGGVFFLTIHFPTDYPFKPPKVAFTTRIYHPNINSNGSICLDILRSQWSPALTISKVLLSICSLLCDPNPDDPLVPEIARIYKTDRDKYNRISREWTQKYAM